The DNA segment ACATCTGTGGGATATCTGATTAGGGTTTTGTCACATTCGCGTTTCATAGTATGCAGCAAATACAGCAGAAAACGTGCTCTGGTTCAAAATTGGTGGGCGTAATAAACCGACAAATTGGGAGAACTTCGCATATTGCGAGAAAAGTGACTGGCAGAAGCACAAAGAAAATAAAAATAGTGCTTGTACAGTATTGCGTTAACAGAATCTAGACTGTATAAATATACAGTATATTGTGAATGCGGAGGCGACCATGCGCATTGAATTAACATTGGATAAACGTAACAAGCTGCCAGACGGTGCTCTGGAAGCATTAAACCACGAATTTTCGAAACGAGTAAATCATATCTATCCTGATACCGCGGTACAGGTGCGAATGACTAACTCAAATACGCTAACCGTTATGGGCGGGCTGAAATCCGACAAAGAACGCATCGAGGAAGTCCTGCAAGAAACGTGGGAAAGTGCCGATGACTGGTTCGATAACGGATTTAGCGAATAACACGAATTCGCGGTGTAAACACACATTTTTACGCCGCAATAATAAGCCTAATTCATTGAATGATAATAGGCGATGAGTTCCATCTCCGTTAGCCATCGGCAATTCCTACGGATAGTAAAATACGTAGGCCGGGAGTCGCTTCCCGGCTTTTTTTTACCTATCAATCCACACAACGTTTTTCCTGCACCCATTATTTCGTTCGCGATGTGCAGCAAGGTCTTTCCACCGTAGGGATCAGCCTTTTTTGCATCAGCAGAATCATCGTTTTAACCATCAGCAAAGCAATCACGACGTTAGTAAACACGAACATGGGAACCGCTAACGCCGCAAACAATCCATCTTGCTCGCCCACGCTTAAATGCAGAGCGGTGGTTGCGAGTGCTGAAATTCCGAATGAAAAGCTCCAAAAAGAAGCATTGAAAGGCTGTCTCATATACCACGGCATCAGCCGCAACATAAAAATAAGCTGCAACAGTCCATAGCCAAACAGCATCTTGGCAACAAAGTCTGTATGTCCGCCATTAACGCTGAGATAAGCACTGCATGCCACCAATGCCGGCGCAAGTTGAATACCCAGCGAAGTTCGTACCGGCTTAGCCATTTCGCCATGGCTACGCAGTCGATGTAGGATCGCGGGCTCCAAGCTCAGCCATGAAAATACCCCCGCGCCGAAGAACATAATACCCAGATCGTGAAAGCCTAATGCGCCACATGCCATTGCACTGATAAAGTTATTGGCCACCGTGGGCAAGTATAAGCCTGGTGTCGTGGCCTCGGCCGGATGCTCTCCTTTCCACAGCCCTGCGCTTTGCCATGCGGCATAGCACAGTTGGACACAGGCACCGATCCCAAACATGATTTCAGCCAGAAGATGCGTTGGCGAATAATGTGCAAAGCCAATTGAAACCAACATTGTGGTGGCTGGGAATAAGCTAACGAAGCTTCCGGTCAGCGGATGACGCATTTCGGCTATCACTAACTGGGGATAACGCACAAGGCGATATATAAAAGCCAGCGCTAAACTGAGCCAAATCAACGTTGCTAGCCCAACTAAGCCTTCACCAATGAAAGGAGAAATGGGCCAAATGGTCGCCGCATAGCGCCAAGCAAAACCCA comes from the Hafnia alvei genome and includes:
- the tehA gene encoding dicarboxylate transporter/tellurite-resistance protein TehA; amino-acid sequence: MNSSIESAAERTEPQVVNIPAGYFGMVLGIIGMGFAWRYAATIWPISPFIGEGLVGLATLIWLSLALAFIYRLVRYPQLVIAEMRHPLTGSFVSLFPATTMLVSIGFAHYSPTHLLAEIMFGIGACVQLCYAAWQSAGLWKGEHPAEATTPGLYLPTVANNFISAMACGALGFHDLGIMFFGAGVFSWLSLEPAILHRLRSHGEMAKPVRTSLGIQLAPALVACSAYLSVNGGHTDFVAKMLFGYGLLQLIFMLRLMPWYMRQPFNASFWSFSFGISALATTALHLSVGEQDGLFAALAVPMFVFTNVVIALLMVKTMILLMQKRLIPTVERPCCTSRTK
- the dinI gene encoding DNA damage-inducible protein I — translated: MRIELTLDKRNKLPDGALEALNHEFSKRVNHIYPDTAVQVRMTNSNTLTVMGGLKSDKERIEEVLQETWESADDWFDNGFSE